In Cotesia glomerata isolate CgM1 linkage group LG1, MPM_Cglom_v2.3, whole genome shotgun sequence, one genomic interval encodes:
- the LOC123269577 gene encoding farnesol dehydrogenase-like, with translation MRMDRWAGKSAIVTGVSSGIGEVITEKLVRAGVNVLGLARREDKLQALAQRFKSAKGKFCYLKCDLRNEQDILKAFAWVEKNFGCIDILINNAGVLFLNSFEDAKTDEYHILMDLNVIAPAICIREALKLMRKHKNEGHIININSIAGHQAVIGNMPVNLYPASKFALRAMTETLKGEIRAKNDKIRITGIHPGVVKTDLYHTLSEATTDMIYNTMSFLESKDVADCVMFALSMPSNVQIDELTVSPVMYKNES, from the exons ATGAGAATGGATCGTTGGGCCGGAAAGTCCGCTATTGTCACTGGAGTCAGCTCCGGAATCGGAGAAGTTATCACAGAAAAATTAGTTCGCGCGGGTGTTAATGTTCTAGGACTAGCGCGTCGCGAAGACAAACTTCAGGCACTGGCTCAGCGCTTCAAAAGTGCTAAAGGAAAATTCTGTTATCTGAAATGCGACCTTCGCAATGAGCAAGACATACTTAAAGCTTTTGCTTGGgtggagaaaaattttgggtGTATTGATATTTTGATTAACAACGCTGGAGTTCtttttttgaatagttttGAAG ATGCAAAAACAGACGAATATCATATACTTATGGACCTAAATGTCATCGCTCCGGCTATCTGCATACGAGAAGCTCTAAAGCTAATGCGCAAACACAAAAATGAAGGCCACATTATTAATATCAACAg TATCGCCGGTCACCAAGCAGTGATAGGAAATATGCCAGTTAATTTGTATCCTGCTAGTAAATTCGCTCTACGTGCAATGACCGAAACATTGAAAGGAGAGATAAGAGCAAAGAACGATAAAATTCGGATTACT ggAATTCACCCTGGAGTGGTAAAAACAGACCTATATCACACACTTTCAGAGGCAACTACTGATATGATATATAACACAATGTCGTTTTTAGAAAGTAAGGATGTTGCTGATTGTGTTATGTTTGCACTTTCAATGCCGAGCAATGTTCAA ATTGACGAGCTCACTGTATCTCCAGTtatgtataaaaatgaatCATGA
- the LOC123269561 gene encoding AP-1 complex subunit mu-1, with amino-acid sequence MSTSAIYILDVKGKVLISRNYRGDIENGIIDKFMPLVMEREEEGNLTPLLQTPECTYAYIKYNNLYIVSTTKKNANISLVFVFLHKVVQVMQEYFKELEEESIRDNFVVIYELLDELLDFGYPQTTDSKILQEYITQEGHKLEIQPRIPMAVTNAVSWRSEGIKYRKNEVFLDVIESVNLLANANGNVLSSEIVGAIKMRVYLSGMPELRLGLNDKVLFESTGRGKSKSVELEDVKFHQCVRLSRFENDRTISFIPPDGEFELMSYRLNTHVKPLIWIESVIERHAHSRVEYMIKARSQFKRRSTANNVEIVIPVPNDADSPKFKTTIGSVKYSPEQNAITWSIKSFPGGKEYLMRAHFGLPSVVGEDVEGKPPIQVKFEIPYFTTSGIQVRYLKIIEKSGYQALPWVRYITQNGDYQLRTN; translated from the coding sequence ATGTCGACATCGGCAATATACATTTTGGATGTAAAAGGAAAAGTCTTGATATCCCGCAACTATCGCGGTGACATCGAGAATGGTATTATTGACAAATTCATGCCGCTGGTGATGGAACGAGAGGAAGAGGGTAATTTAACACCATTACTTCAAACACCCGAGTGTACATACgcatacataaaatataataatttgtaCATTGTATCgacgactaaaaaaaatgccaATATATCTTTGGTATTTGTATTTCTCCACAAAGTTGTCCAGGTAATGCAGGAATACTTCAAAGAGCTTGAAGAGGAGAGCATACGTGATAATTTTGTTGTTATTTATGAGCTCCTGGACGAATTGCTTGATTTTGGTTACCCGCAGACAACTGACAGTAAAATATTGCAAGAGTATATAACGCAGGAGGGACACAAACTCGAAATTCAACCGCGTATACCGATGGCTGTTACCAACGCGGTGTCATGGCGGTCAGAGGGCATTAAGTATCGCAAAAATGAAGTATTTCTTGACGTTATTGAGTCGGTTAATTTATTAGCGAATGCAAACGGCAATGTGCTGAGTTCAGAGATAGTTGGTGCTATCAAAATGCGGGTTTATCTGTCGGGTATGCCAGAACTTCGTCTTGGTTTGAACGACAAAGTACTGTTTGAATCGACTGGTCGTGGTAAGTCGAAGAGTGTTGAATTAGAGGACGTTAAATTTCATCAGTGCGTAAGATTGTCGCGTTTTGAAAATGATCGGACAATATCATTCATACCGCCGGACGGTGAATTTGAATTAATGTCATACCGTTTAAATACACACGTTAAACCACTGATATGGATTGAATCGGTTATTGAAAGACATGCTCACAGTCGTGTTGAATATATGATTAAAGCTAGGTCCCAATTTAAACGCAGGTCTACAGCTAATAATGTTGAAATAGTTATACCGGTACCGAACGATGCTGACTCGCCTAAATTTAAAACAACTATTGGCAGTGTTAAATATTCGCCAGAGCAAAATGCTATTACATGGTCTATTAAATCATTTCCTGGTGGTAAAGAATATTTGATGCGTGCACATTTTGGTTTGCCGTCGGTTGTTGGTGAAGATGTAGAGGGTAAACCGCCTATTCAAGTTAAATTTGAAATACCCTATTTTACAACATCCGGTATACAAGTacgttatttaaaaataattgaaaaaagtggATACCAAGCGTTACCTTGGGTACGTTATATTACGCAAAATGGTGATTATCAATTgagaacaaattaa